A window of the Hordeum vulgare subsp. vulgare chromosome 5H, MorexV3_pseudomolecules_assembly, whole genome shotgun sequence genome harbors these coding sequences:
- the LOC123398423 gene encoding homeobox-leucine zipper protein HOX11-like, translating into MELGLSLGEAMADAGRELVLGLGVGPRARREEEDEEGRRGQDVAARRGLALRCGSSPEPTMRLALLPLVPTLGFPWPSDTRHLEASTRGFDVNQAPSSGGSAWGACAAAAAEEEEQEDTAAAARAAVSSSPNDNDSGGSFPMDFSAQGDRDAAPAGGGGGSRGSDEDDGGSARKKLRLSKEQAAFLEDSFKEHSTLNTKQKVALAKQLNLLPRQVEVWFQNRRARTKLKQTEVDCEYLKRCCETLTEENRRLQKELAELRALKSVHPFYMHLPATTLSMCPSCERVASNSAPAPSPAGIAAAPEQQHRPSSFAALFSSARSFPLASSPSQAPMPAPSSS; encoded by the exons ATGGAGCTGGGGCTGAGCTTGGGGGAGGCCATGGCGGACGCCGGCCGGGAGCTGGTTCTTGGGCTCGGGGTCGGCCCGCGGgccaggagggaggaggaggacgaggaggggaggaggggccaGGACGTCGCCGCCAGGAGGGGCCTCGCGCTGCGGTGCGGCTCCTCGCCGGAGCCGACGATGCGGCTCGCGCTCCTGCCCCTCGTGCCCACCCTCGGCTTCCCGTGGCCGTCCGACACCA GGCATTTGGAGGCGTCGACGCGGGGGTTCGACGTGAACCAGGCGCCGTCGTCCGGGGGCTCGGCGTGGGGCGcgtgcgcggcggcggcggcggaggaggaggagcaggaggacaccgcggcggcggcgcgcgcggCCGTCTCGTCCTCGCCCAACGACAACGACAGCGGGGGCTCCTTCCCGATGGACTTCTCCGCGCAGGGCGACCGCGACGCGGccccggccggcggcggcggcggctcgcgcGGCAGCGACGAGGACGACGGCGGCTCGGCGCGCAAGAAGCTGCGCCTGTCCAAGGAGCAGGCCGCGTTCCTGGAGGATAGCTTCAAGGAGCACAGCACCCTCAACACC AAGCAGAAGGTGGCGCTGGCGAAGCAGCTCAACCTCCTGCCGCGCCAGGTGGAGGTGTGGTTCCAGAACCGGAGAGCCAG GACGAAGCTGAAGCAGACGGAGGTGGACTGCGAGTACCTGAAGCGGTGCTGCGAGACGCTGACGGAGGAGAACCGGCGGCTGCAGAAGGAGCTGGCGGAGCTGCGGGCGCTCAAGTCGGTGCACCCCTTCTACATGCACCTCCCGGCGACCACCCTCTCCATGTGCCCGTCCTGCGAGCGCGTCGCCTCCAACTCCGCCCCGGCCCCCTCGCCCGCCGGCATTGCCGCCGCTCCGGAGCAGCAGCACAGGCCGTCGTCGTTCGCCGCGCTGTTCTCGTCGGCCAGGAGCTTCCCGCTGGCCTCGTCCCCGTCGCAGGCCCCGATGCCGGCGCCGTCGAGCTCGtga